In Kryptolebias marmoratus isolate JLee-2015 linkage group LG11, ASM164957v2, whole genome shotgun sequence, the following proteins share a genomic window:
- the cdkn1bb gene encoding cyclin-dependent kinase inhibitor 1Bb gives MTTGRSRVFKNCVLFGCGNNNKSNRRKMSGVRLSNGSPTLERTESRVTEHPKPSACRNLFGAVDHEQLSKDFNAHMRELEEAAAAKWGFDFVNDTPLPNSNNGRFKWEVVDSRELPDFYAPQPRRDTGGVDVNGNRRCVLAAPGEDTGRSDGQTGCTGLRKRPACHDPSAQSKRSHTSPDEVSCSSLSHSVEHTPRKPSPKRQT, from the exons ATGACAACTGGACGCTCCCGGGTGTTTAAAAATTGCGTCTTATTCGGGTgtggaaataataataagagtAATAGAAGAAAAATGTCAGGCGTCCGACTTTCGAATGGGAGCCCGACGTTGGAGCGGACGGAGTCCCGGGTGACGGAGCACCCGAAGCCGTCCGCCTGCCGGAACCTCTTCGGCGCGGTGGATCACGAGCAGCTGAGCAAGGATTTTAACGCGCACATGCGGGAGCTGGAGGAGGCCGCCGCCGCCAAGTGGGGCTTCGACTTCGTCAACGACACGCCGCTGCCCAACAGCAACAACGGGAGGTTCAAGTGGGAAGTAGTGGATTCCAGGGAGCTCCCGGACTTCTACGCCCCACAGCCGCGGAGGGACACCGGCGGCGTGGACGTGAACGGGAACCGCCGCTGCGTGCTGGCGGCTCCCGGCGAGGACACCGGCAGGTCCGACGGTCAAACGGGGTGCACCGGGCTGAGGAAGAGACCCGCCTGTCACG ACCCCTCAGCCCAGAGTAAGAGGTCCCACACCAGCCCGGACGAGGTTAGCTGTTCGAGCCTGAGCCACTCTGTAGAACACACACCCAGGAAGCCCAGTCCCAAGAGACAGACGTGA